Part of the Impatiens glandulifera chromosome 8, dImpGla2.1, whole genome shotgun sequence genome is shown below.
aaaaaaaaaaaaaaaactttggatGAAAGTTAATTATTACTAAGAATGGAACATTAGAATCACATACAATAACTTTTCCTATTCACATCAATAGCAGCAGCAAGCAATCTTTCAagtattaaaatgttttataaatacataagtTTCACCAAGGGGATTCAACAATTTATCTCGACAAACCCCGATTTTAACTGGAAGCCATGTTCGTCCTTGTTTAGTCGGCTGTCCAGCTCTGCTCGACTATTTCACGAACCCTTCTGTTGTACTCTCGTTTATTGTCACTGAACATTCGAGCTGCTTCCGAGTTTGCTGGGCTATTTGGATTTGGATCGCAAAGCAGTGACTGCACCaagaaaaaaacatcaaaatattGGACAACAATCAATATGTAAAATCAAAAGACAACATTATAACAAGATGGCTCAAtttgttatcacattttatgATGTCCAGGATGGCTCAAGTgacaataatattatctatgAGACTAAAGTCTCAAGTTTGATTTTCACTAAGAACGCTATCTGATTTAAAGGAAACATCATCAAAAGATAACATTATAACAAGGATAAATACCATTGGCTCAAtttgttatcacattttatgATGTCCAGAATGGCTCAAGTGACATCTATGAGACTAATGTTCTAAGGAACCTTTCACTAAGAACGCTATCTGATTTAAAGGCGGACATGCTAACCACCCCAGGAATAAATCCCGgtttcacaaaataaaaaatagatctTTGGAGAAATCAAGATCATTTACTTACAATGAACCATAGAGATTGTTCACAGTTTTCTACATCATTTTTAGGGTAATActttttttagagagaaatgggataaaagaagatatccTAATATTCAACTCTGCCTAGATTACTGTATCAATGATATAAAGCTCATTTGAATAACCAAAtgaccttgtttgatgaaggataCAGAAAATtgggttaaaaaaattaataaagagtattttggtatataatttaaatgatttgattgatgatagaTTGTTGATTGAATAGTTGGTATATTTGGAACTAATTCCAAATAACCCACACCAAACAAGGCACAAATCTATTGTCATATATTcctatattaaaatgaaatcatTTACATTACAAAAGATCCTATTAAGGGATCATCAAATTACAACTTCTGTAGGTGACTCCATTCCATATCATAAAAACACTATACATAAAGACTCATAAAGTAATACCTATACAACCTGCCATTAACTAACTCTTGATTACACCAATCCATAAAATGCAACAAGATTTAAAACCACATAGCCCTCTAAACAATAATAATCGTAAGAGGAAAAAGTTTCATGCAATGATTTAGTAATTGAAGTTCAAGGAGCCAGCATATATAGTAATAGAGAATCATCATTTCTTATTTAAGAAACAAACCTGGATTGAAGTGAGGATAGCTGCCACATCGTATATCGGGCTCCATTGGTTCTGCAATATATCTAAGCAGATGCTCCCATCTGCGTAGACTGGTATATCCAAAACAAAGGTATAAGATAATCCTCAAAATAAATAGGTTAAAGGAGTACAGGGAATATCTCCATTCAGAAGGGACCAAACACGACATAGAAAACATACTGTTTGGATGGAACATTCTGGAGATAAATCGGACTGTTGGTGGTTTGTTTGGGTAATCTTCCGAGAATTGAAGTGTCAACTTAAACGTACCTGCAAATCCAGTGGCGTGTTTGGTTAGAGATGAATTGACATTGGAATAGAGGGAGCAattctaattattttgtttgagtaAGGACTTAAAAGGAGGA
Proteins encoded:
- the LOC124912429 gene encoding ubiquitin-conjugating enzyme E2 2, encoding MSTPARKRLMRDFKRLQQDPPAGISGAPQDNNIMLWNAVIFGPDDTPWDGGTFKLTLQFSEDYPNKPPTVRFISRMFHPNIYADGSICLDILQNQWSPIYDVAAILTSIQSLLCDPNPNSPANSEAARMFSDNKREYNRRVREIVEQSWTAD